In the Muricauda sp. MAR_2010_75 genome, one interval contains:
- the gltB gene encoding glutamate synthase large subunit, producing the protein MKLEKQGLYLPEFEHDNCGAGFICSLKGRKSNDIIHKALEILDKLEHRGAVSSDGKTGDGAGILIDIPHDFFADVCTFTLPEAGEYAVGNVFLPQKENQRDFCISVLEENIANQGLQLLGWRDVPVNRSVPGRIAAETEPYVKQVFIAKGESLDDFQFNLKLFIARKITEHTIIESKLSQSKFFYLPSLSTKIIIFKGLLVPNDISKYYEDLLDPRVVTRLALVHQRFSTNTFPTWDLAQPFRYMCHNGEINTLRGNVSRMRSREELMESDWFGEDIKKILPVVLPGKSDSASMDMVVELLLMTGRSLPEVMMMLVPEAWEKNTEMSESKKAFYEYNSCLMEPWDGPASIPFTDGNYIGAVLDRNGLRPSRYSVTKKGYVIMSSETGVLELDPEDIEFHGRLEPGKMFLVNMEEGRIINDEEIKEAIAKKHPYKKWLKDNLVHLRDIPYNDCPVFFGEFPLDVRRSAFGYTLEDINTIIMPMAEKGKEPIGSMGSDTPIAVLSERPQLIYNYFKQLFAQVTNPPLDGIREELITDISLTLGSDQNIFDINELHCRKLKIQNPVISKEDLDKIKNYDSSPDYKVVSISMLYEVEKGHNGLEEALDSILQQAFDAIDEGANIIILSDRMVSTEMAAIPALLACSYINSGLRKLGKRSKLSIIIESAEPREVHHFALLFGFGASAINPYLVNEIIGEQIKENNITEYTFEEAIKNYNKAIGKGILKVMNKIGISTLNSYRGSQLFECIGINTKVVDKYFPNTPTRIQGIGLYEIEKEIAKRHKKAFTTQELAANLDIEIGGEYRWRRNGEKHMFNPLSIAKLQKSVRNNEPETYKEYSQLVNEQSKNLMTIRGLFEFSNYDPIPLEEVEPWTEIVKRFKTGAMSYGSISKEAHENLAIAMNRIGGKSNSGEGGEDPVRFYRSQTGDWKNSAIKQVASGRFGVSSNYLTNAQEIQIKMAQGAKPGEGGQLPGPKVNPAIAKTRNSTPYVGLISPPPHHDIYSIEDLSQLIYDLKSANRDARINVKLVSEVGVGTVAAGVSKAKADVVLISGFDGGTGASPLTSLKHAGLPWELGIAEAQQTLVLNDLRNRIVLECDGQLKTGRDVAVACLLGAEEFGFATAPLVASGCIMMRVCHLNTCPVGIATQNPELRKKFQGKPEHVVNYMYFVAQELREIMAKLGFRTINEMVGQVQKLDRNKAIEHYKAAGIDLSPILYQMDVPEGTKFYNTEKQQHDIDKSIEFDIIAKAHPALFRKEKTTLDFPIHNTDRAVGAIISNEISKIYGADGLPDNTLKLNFTGSAGQSFGAFATKGLTMVVNGNTNDYLGKGLSGAKLVVKVPFKSTFKPEENIITGNVTLYGAISGEAYINGKAGERFCVRNSGAKAVVEGIGDHGCEYMTGGVAVILGSVGRNFGAGMSGGIAYVLNKDGSFEKRCNGEDLNLLPVEEDNDIKQLKELIENHYNATLSPLAQEILEKWEEYLPKFIKVFPEEYRQALIRLEQEKMQTL; encoded by the coding sequence CAGGCTTCATTTGCAGCCTTAAAGGAAGAAAATCAAATGACATTATCCATAAGGCTCTTGAGATCTTGGATAAACTGGAACATAGAGGTGCTGTAAGTTCAGATGGCAAAACGGGTGACGGAGCGGGTATTTTGATTGATATCCCCCACGACTTTTTTGCTGATGTATGTACGTTTACCTTACCCGAAGCCGGGGAATATGCCGTAGGCAACGTTTTCCTTCCACAAAAGGAAAACCAAAGGGATTTTTGCATCTCCGTACTCGAAGAAAATATAGCAAATCAAGGTCTTCAACTTCTGGGCTGGCGGGATGTTCCCGTAAACCGTTCCGTTCCCGGAAGGATAGCCGCGGAAACCGAACCTTATGTAAAGCAGGTCTTTATTGCAAAAGGCGAATCGCTTGACGATTTTCAATTTAACCTTAAGCTTTTCATCGCCCGGAAAATTACGGAGCATACCATTATAGAAAGCAAGCTTTCCCAAAGCAAGTTTTTCTATTTGCCCAGTCTGTCCACCAAGATCATCATCTTTAAAGGGCTGCTAGTGCCAAATGACATCAGCAAATATTATGAAGATCTATTGGATCCCAGGGTAGTTACCCGTTTGGCCTTGGTACACCAACGTTTCTCCACAAACACCTTCCCCACTTGGGATTTGGCCCAACCCTTCCGTTATATGTGCCACAATGGGGAAATCAACACCCTACGAGGAAATGTGTCCCGCATGCGTTCCCGTGAAGAACTCATGGAAAGTGATTGGTTTGGAGAGGACATCAAAAAGATACTTCCAGTTGTATTACCCGGAAAATCCGACTCCGCCAGTATGGACATGGTGGTGGAATTGCTGTTGATGACAGGCCGCTCCTTACCAGAAGTAATGATGATGTTGGTTCCAGAAGCTTGGGAAAAAAATACAGAAATGTCCGAATCCAAAAAGGCTTTCTACGAATACAACTCCTGTTTAATGGAGCCTTGGGATGGCCCAGCTTCCATTCCGTTTACCGATGGAAATTATATCGGGGCCGTTTTGGACCGAAATGGTCTACGCCCATCCAGATATTCCGTAACCAAAAAAGGATATGTGATCATGTCCTCCGAAACCGGGGTTTTGGAGTTGGATCCGGAAGATATTGAATTCCACGGGCGATTGGAGCCTGGAAAAATGTTCTTGGTGAACATGGAAGAAGGCAGAATCATTAATGATGAGGAAATTAAGGAAGCCATTGCCAAAAAACATCCGTATAAAAAATGGTTGAAAGATAACTTGGTACACTTGCGGGACATTCCTTATAACGATTGCCCCGTGTTCTTTGGTGAATTCCCGTTGGATGTCCGAAGGTCTGCTTTTGGATATACACTGGAAGATATCAATACCATAATCATGCCCATGGCCGAAAAAGGTAAGGAGCCCATTGGTTCCATGGGTTCCGATACCCCAATCGCCGTTCTGTCTGAACGCCCGCAATTGATCTACAATTATTTCAAACAATTGTTCGCGCAGGTCACCAATCCACCTTTGGATGGTATCCGTGAAGAGTTGATCACAGACATCAGTCTAACATTGGGGAGTGACCAAAATATTTTTGACATCAACGAGCTGCACTGTAGAAAGCTCAAGATTCAAAATCCAGTGATTTCCAAGGAGGATTTGGATAAAATCAAAAATTACGATTCCAGTCCAGATTATAAAGTAGTCTCCATTTCCATGCTGTATGAGGTGGAAAAAGGTCACAATGGCTTGGAAGAAGCTTTGGATTCCATCCTTCAACAAGCTTTTGATGCCATTGACGAAGGAGCCAACATCATTATCCTTTCTGACAGGATGGTGAGCACAGAAATGGCGGCCATACCTGCCCTATTGGCCTGTTCCTATATAAACAGTGGCTTGCGAAAGTTAGGCAAACGTTCAAAACTGAGCATCATCATTGAATCTGCCGAGCCCAGGGAGGTGCATCATTTTGCTCTACTGTTTGGGTTTGGTGCGAGCGCCATCAATCCCTATTTGGTGAATGAAATCATCGGAGAGCAAATAAAAGAAAACAACATCACAGAATACACTTTTGAGGAAGCCATCAAAAATTACAACAAAGCTATTGGCAAGGGCATCCTTAAAGTGATGAACAAAATTGGGATTTCCACATTGAATTCGTACAGGGGATCTCAACTATTCGAATGCATTGGTATCAATACCAAGGTAGTGGACAAATATTTCCCCAACACGCCCACGCGTATCCAGGGAATTGGCTTGTATGAAATTGAAAAGGAAATAGCCAAGCGCCACAAGAAAGCATTCACAACCCAGGAATTAGCGGCCAATCTGGATATTGAGATTGGTGGTGAGTACCGTTGGCGAAGAAATGGCGAAAAGCACATGTTCAATCCATTAAGTATTGCCAAACTTCAAAAATCGGTACGCAATAACGAGCCGGAAACTTACAAGGAGTATTCCCAATTGGTAAATGAGCAGTCTAAAAACTTAATGACCATCCGTGGATTGTTCGAGTTTTCGAACTATGACCCCATTCCACTTGAAGAAGTTGAGCCTTGGACCGAAATCGTAAAAAGGTTCAAAACGGGCGCCATGTCCTACGGAAGTATCAGTAAGGAGGCACATGAAAATCTTGCGATTGCCATGAACCGAATTGGCGGAAAGAGCAATTCAGGTGAAGGCGGTGAGGATCCGGTTCGTTTTTATAGAAGTCAAACAGGTGATTGGAAAAACAGTGCCATCAAACAGGTGGCATCGGGTAGATTTGGGGTCAGCTCCAACTATCTTACCAATGCCCAAGAAATCCAGATAAAAATGGCCCAAGGGGCCAAACCCGGTGAAGGTGGACAACTACCAGGGCCAAAAGTAAATCCGGCCATTGCCAAAACACGGAATTCCACACCATATGTGGGCTTAATTTCCCCTCCCCCACACCACGACATTTATTCCATTGAGGACCTTTCCCAATTGATCTACGATCTTAAATCGGCCAATAGGGATGCAAGGATCAATGTAAAGCTTGTCTCTGAAGTGGGTGTGGGAACCGTTGCCGCAGGTGTATCCAAAGCCAAGGCAGATGTTGTACTTATCTCTGGTTTCGATGGAGGAACGGGAGCTTCACCATTAACATCCTTAAAGCATGCAGGATTGCCATGGGAATTGGGAATCGCCGAGGCTCAACAAACCTTGGTGCTCAACGATTTAAGAAACAGAATTGTTCTAGAGTGTGATGGCCAATTGAAAACAGGAAGGGATGTGGCCGTAGCTTGTTTATTAGGGGCCGAAGAATTTGGATTTGCAACAGCACCTTTGGTTGCTTCTGGCTGTATTATGATGCGTGTTTGCCATTTGAACACCTGTCCGGTGGGAATAGCCACCCAAAACCCAGAATTACGTAAAAAATTCCAAGGTAAACCCGAACATGTGGTGAACTACATGTATTTTGTGGCGCAAGAACTTCGTGAAATCATGGCGAAGCTTGGGTTCAGGACCATCAACGAAATGGTGGGACAAGTGCAAAAGTTGGACAGAAACAAGGCCATTGAACATTACAAAGCTGCCGGAATTGACTTAAGTCCTATTTTGTATCAAATGGATGTTCCTGAAGGAACCAAATTCTACAATACCGAAAAGCAACAGCACGATATTGACAAATCCATTGAGTTTGATATTATTGCAAAGGCTCACCCAGCATTGTTCAGAAAGGAAAAAACCACTTTGGATTTTCCTATCCACAACACAGATAGGGCGGTAGGTGCGATCATCAGTAATGAGATTTCAAAAATATATGGAGCCGATGGGCTTCCGGACAACACGCTAAAACTCAATTTTACGGGCTCAGCAGGACAAAGTTTTGGGGCATTTGCCACAAAAGGCCTGACCATGGTCGTCAACGGAAATACCAACGATTATTTGGGCAAGGGACTCTCCGGAGCTAAATTGGTGGTAAAGGTACCTTTTAAATCCACCTTCAAACCAGAGGAGAACATCATCACGGGAAATGTTACCCTATATGGTGCCATTTCGGGCGAAGCCTACATCAATGGAAAAGCTGGTGAGCGTTTTTGTGTACGGAACTCAGGGGCAAAAGCCGTCGTTGAGGGAATAGGTGATCACGGTTGTGAGTACATGACCGGCGGTGTAGCCGTTATTTTAGGTAGCGTAGGGAGAAACTTTGGCGCTGGAATGAGCGGTGGTATTGCCTACGTGTTGAACAAGGATGGTTCTTTCGAAAAAAGATGCAATGGTGAGGATCTAAACCTACTTCCTGTTGAAGAGGATAATGATATAAAACAATTGAAAGAGCTGATTGAAAACCATTATAATGCCACGTTGAGCCCATTGGCACAGGAGATTTTGGAAAAGTGGGAAGAATATCTTCCAAAATTCATCAAAGTATTCCCTGAGGAATACCGTCAGGCACTTATCCGGTTGGAACAAGAGAAAATGCAAACCTTATAA
- a CDS encoding glutamate synthase subunit beta codes for MGKITGFMEFDRKDEAYAPVKERIKNYKEFTKPLKEVELRNQGARCMDCGIPFCHSGCPLGNLIPDFNDAVYQGKWEKAAKILHATNNFPEFTGRLCPAPCEEACVLGINEPPVSIENIEKNIVETAFKNGWIKPEPPSKRTGKTVAVIGSGPAGLAAAQQLNRAGHEVTVFERDEKVGGLLRYGIPDFKMEKSVIDRRLEIMEKEGIQFKTGVHIGVDVNAKDLANEFDALVLCGGATVRRNLPIPGSDLKGVTQAMDFLPQNNRKVDGIPFIGEELTAKGKKVIVIGGGDTGSDCIGTSIRQGAVSVTNFEIMPKGTPDRPEGQPWPFWPMRLRTSSSHKEGAERVFSISTKKFVGDDKGNLKGLITTEVFWETAPGKRPTLKEVEGTEKEWECDLVLLALGFTGSETSIADQLGLEMDPRTNIKASAANYKTNLPGVFVAGDQRRGQSLIVWAISEGRQAAYHVDTYLMGQSNLPLKGEGDLPRV; via the coding sequence ATGGGAAAGATTACAGGATTTATGGAATTTGACAGAAAGGACGAAGCTTACGCCCCTGTCAAAGAACGTATCAAAAACTATAAGGAATTTACAAAACCCCTAAAAGAAGTAGAATTAAGGAACCAAGGAGCCCGTTGCATGGACTGCGGCATTCCGTTTTGCCACAGCGGTTGTCCATTGGGGAATTTAATTCCAGATTTTAACGACGCTGTCTATCAGGGAAAATGGGAAAAGGCAGCCAAAATATTACATGCTACCAACAATTTCCCGGAATTTACAGGCCGATTGTGCCCTGCACCCTGCGAAGAAGCATGTGTGTTGGGGATAAACGAGCCTCCCGTTTCTATTGAGAACATCGAAAAGAATATCGTCGAGACTGCTTTTAAAAATGGATGGATAAAACCTGAACCTCCTTCCAAAAGAACAGGAAAGACTGTTGCAGTGATAGGTTCTGGCCCCGCTGGTTTGGCAGCAGCTCAACAACTTAACCGCGCCGGGCATGAGGTTACCGTTTTTGAGCGGGATGAAAAAGTAGGTGGACTGCTTCGATACGGTATTCCAGATTTTAAAATGGAGAAAAGTGTCATCGACAGACGCCTTGAGATAATGGAAAAAGAAGGAATCCAGTTCAAAACTGGAGTTCATATCGGGGTGGATGTCAATGCCAAAGATTTGGCAAACGAATTCGATGCCCTAGTGCTTTGCGGAGGCGCCACCGTACGCAGAAATCTCCCTATTCCAGGCTCCGATTTGAAAGGAGTCACCCAGGCCATGGATTTTCTCCCACAGAACAATAGAAAAGTGGACGGAATTCCCTTTATAGGCGAAGAATTGACAGCCAAAGGCAAAAAAGTGATCGTTATTGGTGGTGGGGATACGGGTTCAGATTGTATCGGAACCTCTATTAGGCAAGGTGCCGTTTCGGTGACCAATTTTGAGATTATGCCCAAGGGTACTCCAGACCGTCCTGAAGGGCAACCATGGCCCTTTTGGCCAATGCGTTTGCGCACCAGCTCTTCCCATAAGGAAGGTGCAGAACGTGTATTTAGCATTTCCACCAAAAAGTTTGTGGGTGACGATAAGGGTAATCTAAAAGGTTTGATCACTACTGAAGTTTTCTGGGAAACAGCTCCCGGCAAACGCCCCACACTGAAAGAAGTGGAAGGAACCGAGAAAGAATGGGAATGTGATCTGGTTTTGTTGGCACTTGGATTTACAGGCTCAGAAACCTCTATTGCTGACCAATTAGGGTTGGAAATGGACCCAAGAACCAACATCAAAGCATCAGCTGCGAATTACAAGACCAATTTACCCGGCGTTTTTGTCGCTGGGGATCAAAGAAGAGGACAGTCTTTGATTGTATGGGCCATTTCCGAAGGAAGACAAGCTGCTTATCATGTGGACACCTATCTCATGGGACAATCCAATTTACCTTTGAAAGGAGAAGGTGACCTACCAAGAGTTTAA
- a CDS encoding putative porin, with product MRLILFALLFLLGQFLFAQQDSLPPQKEVDSMKVKVLDSLKVKEIDSLKVVAMDSVKTKKKDSLMTDSTALAKRKFIKNTKQAKQVDSVSIRDYKIVSHARDTTFLDTTLTIQKEYKYNYIREDDFELMPFANMGQPYNELGRTFSQNPYYPRIGATAKHARYFEVEDIKYYNVPTPMTELMFKTSMEQGQFLDALLTFNLSRRLNLSVGYNGFRSLGKYRYEQAESGNFSTTLNYSTQNDRYNLRAHIAAQDIEGQENGGLLDREQFEGDLPDFEDRSKIDVRYTDANNRILGKRYYLDHLYKLVNHKRDSTDKNPTSLAIGHEFTYETKFYDFGQDRQNDAFGEDPFLTPIADRARLKTMFNKGSVEFSNRTLGKVTGNVGLYSYNYYFNSLLITDEGTIPNKLEGEEITVGGGYSKNLGRLHLEGNINYTISGDLTGNRLDAMANYHINDNNAVFGGIHISSRMPDFNYLLYQSDYRNFNWYNFDVFEKQQVQTIKFGFNSKWLGRIDAEYSAIDNYTYFASTATQEQIDAAQETAFVRPFQETNTINHLRAKYTKEFKWRKWSLMNTVMYQDVTQDNQVLNVPQLVTRNTLYFSSDVFKKAMFLQTGVNFKYFTSYNMNAYNPLLGEFYIQNNEELGGYPLLDVFINAKVRQTRIYLKAEHLNSIFSEPNYYSAPNYPYRDFVIRFGLVWNFFS from the coding sequence ATGAGATTGATACTGTTTGCCCTGCTCTTTTTGCTGGGTCAATTTTTATTTGCACAACAAGACTCTTTGCCTCCCCAGAAAGAAGTGGATTCAATGAAGGTTAAGGTGCTTGACTCCCTTAAAGTAAAGGAAATTGATTCCCTAAAGGTTGTGGCAATGGATTCCGTAAAGACCAAGAAAAAGGACTCCCTTATGACAGATTCCACTGCCTTGGCTAAACGAAAGTTTATAAAAAATACCAAGCAGGCCAAACAGGTAGATTCTGTTTCCATCAGGGATTACAAGATAGTTTCCCATGCCAGAGACACTACTTTTTTGGATACTACGCTTACCATTCAAAAAGAATACAAGTACAATTATATTCGTGAGGACGATTTTGAGTTGATGCCCTTTGCCAACATGGGTCAACCCTATAATGAGCTGGGTCGTACATTTTCACAAAACCCATATTACCCCCGCATTGGGGCAACCGCCAAACATGCCAGATATTTTGAGGTGGAGGACATTAAATATTATAATGTACCAACACCCATGACAGAGTTGATGTTCAAGACCTCCATGGAGCAAGGACAGTTTTTGGATGCCCTTTTAACCTTTAATCTTTCTAGACGGCTTAATCTATCCGTTGGTTATAACGGATTTAGGTCGTTGGGTAAATACAGATACGAACAGGCAGAGTCTGGAAACTTCAGTACAACCTTAAATTATAGCACCCAAAATGACCGATACAATCTCCGTGCCCACATTGCAGCACAGGATATTGAGGGGCAGGAAAATGGAGGCTTGCTGGACCGCGAACAATTTGAAGGAGATTTGCCCGACTTTGAAGACCGTTCCAAGATTGATGTGCGCTACACAGATGCCAACAATAGAATACTGGGCAAGAGATATTATTTGGACCACCTATATAAATTGGTGAACCACAAAAGGGATTCAACAGATAAAAATCCAACCTCACTAGCCATTGGTCATGAGTTCACCTATGAAACCAAGTTTTATGATTTTGGGCAGGACAGACAAAACGATGCTTTTGGTGAAGACCCTTTTTTGACCCCCATAGCGGATAGAGCACGATTAAAGACCATGTTCAATAAAGGGAGTGTGGAATTCTCTAACAGAACATTGGGTAAGGTCACAGGCAATGTTGGATTATATTCCTATAATTATTACTTCAACAGTCTTTTGATTACTGATGAGGGAACCATCCCAAATAAATTGGAAGGTGAGGAGATAACCGTTGGTGGAGGGTACTCCAAAAATTTAGGGCGATTGCATCTGGAAGGAAATATCAATTATACCATTTCAGGTGACCTTACGGGAAACAGGCTGGATGCTATGGCCAATTATCACATTAACGATAACAACGCAGTGTTTGGAGGAATTCATATATCATCCCGGATGCCGGATTTCAATTATCTGTTGTATCAAAGTGATTATCGAAATTTTAACTGGTATAATTTTGATGTTTTTGAAAAGCAGCAGGTTCAAACCATAAAGTTTGGGTTTAATTCAAAATGGCTTGGCCGGATAGATGCAGAGTATAGTGCAATTGATAATTACACCTATTTTGCTTCAACAGCCACCCAAGAACAGATTGATGCTGCCCAAGAAACCGCTTTTGTAAGGCCTTTTCAGGAAACCAATACCATAAATCACTTACGGGCAAAGTACACAAAGGAGTTTAAATGGCGCAAATGGTCTTTGATGAACACTGTTATGTATCAAGATGTCACACAAGACAACCAAGTACTTAACGTGCCACAATTGGTTACTAGGAACACGCTGTATTTTTCAAGTGATGTCTTTAAAAAGGCCATGTTCTTGCAGACCGGTGTCAATTTTAAATATTTTACATCCTATAACATGAACGCCTATAATCCATTGTTGGGAGAATTCTATATTCAAAACAATGAAGAATTGGGTGGCTACCCCTTGCTCGATGTTTTCATCAATGCCAAGGTTAGGCAAACTCGGATTTATCTAAAAGCGGAACATTTAAATTCCATTTTTTCAGAGCCCAATTATTATTCTGCCCCAAACTATCCTTACAGGGATTTTGTGATCCGATTTGGATTGGTTTGGAATTTCTTTTCATAG
- a CDS encoding ribonuclease HII produces MLKNLYKYPNEAGTDEAGRGCLAGPVTAAAIILPEGFTNDILNDSKQLSEIKREGLRPILEQEAVCFSVCHVFQDEIDEINILNASFLAMHRALDAMKQVPSFILVDGNRFKPYPSIAHECIVKGDGKYMSIAAASILAKTYRDEYMATIHEEFPMYNWKKNKGYPTKEHREAIKEFGLTKYHRKSFRQLPEQLTLDI; encoded by the coding sequence ATGCTAAAGAACCTTTATAAATATCCCAATGAAGCCGGAACTGATGAAGCCGGCAGGGGCTGCTTGGCAGGACCGGTTACTGCGGCAGCCATTATCCTTCCTGAAGGTTTTACGAATGACATTTTAAACGATTCCAAACAGCTATCGGAAATTAAACGCGAAGGCTTACGGCCCATTTTGGAACAAGAGGCGGTTTGTTTTTCTGTTTGTCATGTCTTTCAGGATGAAATTGATGAGATCAATATTTTGAACGCTTCTTTTTTGGCCATGCATCGTGCTTTGGATGCAATGAAACAGGTCCCCAGTTTTATTTTGGTGGATGGGAATCGCTTTAAACCCTATCCTTCCATTGCCCATGAATGCATTGTTAAAGGTGATGGCAAGTATATGAGCATTGCGGCCGCTTCTATTTTGGCGAAGACGTACCGTGATGAGTACATGGCCACCATCCACGAGGAATTCCCCATGTACAACTGGAAAAAAAACAAAGGATACCCCACCAAGGAGCACCGAGAAGCCATTAAGGAATTCGGGCTGACCAAATACCATAGAAAAAGCTTCCGGCAGCTGCCGGAACAGTTAACATTGGATATTTAA
- a CDS encoding OmpA family protein → MKTSSKTIISLVIVLMVGSNMNAQFFKKLAKKAEKAAERTVERRVERETSEKTDQALDSILEPGSGGKQTPDVGDQGGNTPSNTGNSPSSNKTTATSGSSGEKSIAIYSKFDYVPGDKLLFFDDYANDFIGDFPSKWNTNGSGEVVTIGDSPQRWMELLPGHKIYYIPKVPSLPTDYTIEFDLLTYGMDDKTSSYAVIEVSLSDDENFEAGLHYARASIPVGQYGAFGIRAKNHIHGQGSIINSEVQSDIRQAVLNQPHISIAVNNSRFRLWVNEEKYVDIPQMVPENKLTTLKFKVNGLKDGKEKIFISNLKVAEGGVDLRRKLLTEGKVSTNGILFDVGSANIQPQSMGIIRQISQVLQQEASMKLKIVGHTDADGSVESNRKLSKDRAESVKNALVSIYGVSSDRLISEGKGESEPVGDNNTPDGKAQNRRVEFIKQ, encoded by the coding sequence ATGAAAACCTCAAGTAAAACCATCATCAGTTTGGTCATTGTCCTGATGGTTGGTTCCAACATGAATGCCCAATTCTTTAAAAAATTGGCCAAAAAGGCCGAAAAAGCTGCAGAGCGTACTGTTGAAAGACGGGTTGAAAGAGAAACCAGTGAAAAAACAGACCAAGCACTGGACAGTATTTTGGAACCCGGTTCCGGAGGAAAACAAACCCCTGATGTTGGTGATCAAGGAGGCAACACACCTTCCAATACCGGTAATAGCCCAAGTAGCAATAAAACCACTGCAACCTCAGGAAGTTCTGGTGAAAAATCAATCGCCATTTACAGCAAGTTTGATTATGTTCCCGGAGACAAACTCCTGTTCTTTGATGACTATGCCAACGATTTTATTGGTGATTTTCCCTCTAAATGGAATACAAACGGAAGTGGTGAGGTGGTTACAATTGGGGATTCCCCACAACGATGGATGGAACTGTTACCAGGACATAAAATCTATTACATACCCAAAGTACCCAGCCTTCCGACAGATTACACTATAGAATTTGATTTGTTGACCTATGGAATGGACGACAAAACTTCCTCCTATGCAGTTATTGAGGTTTCCCTAAGCGATGATGAAAATTTTGAGGCAGGACTTCACTATGCCAGGGCTTCGATTCCTGTAGGGCAGTATGGCGCTTTTGGTATCCGTGCCAAAAACCATATCCACGGACAAGGTTCCATCATCAATAGCGAGGTGCAGTCCGATATCAGGCAAGCTGTGCTCAATCAACCTCATATTTCCATTGCGGTGAACAATTCACGTTTTAGGCTCTGGGTAAACGAAGAAAAGTATGTGGACATCCCTCAAATGGTCCCTGAAAATAAATTGACCACCCTTAAGTTTAAAGTGAACGGTCTTAAAGATGGGAAAGAAAAAATCTTCATTTCCAACCTTAAAGTGGCCGAAGGGGGTGTTGACCTTAGACGAAAACTACTTACCGAAGGAAAGGTTTCCACCAACGGGATTCTTTTTGATGTAGGTTCGGCGAACATTCAGCCCCAATCCATGGGCATCATCCGGCAAATATCGCAGGTGCTTCAGCAGGAGGCTTCCATGAAACTCAAGATTGTGGGACATACGGATGCGGACGGTTCCGTAGAAAGCAATCGTAAACTTTCCAAAGACCGTGCAGAATCCGTAAAGAATGCCTTGGTTTCAATTTACGGCGTTTCCTCAGATCGTTTGATTTCCGAAGGAAAAGGGGAAAGCGAACCTGTTGGCGACAACAACACCCCAGATGGCAAAGCGCAAAACCGAAGAGTTGAATTTATAAAACAATAA
- the lipB gene encoding lipoyl(octanoyl) transferase LipB produces MNKKVGLQDLGFKDYKETWDYQELLFQNIVGAKIKNRREDTSLETPNHFLFVEHPHVYTLGKSGDISNLLVDEKALQEKGATFYKINRGGDITYHGPGQVVGYPILDLDNFFTDIHKYLRFLEEMIIRTLAEYGLKAERSEGETGVWLDVGTPFARKICALGVRASRWVTMHGFALNVNTDLGYFDLMIPCGIKDKAVTSLNVELGKKQVDMEEVKEKLLHHFQVLFEAEVVREKTEV; encoded by the coding sequence ATGAACAAAAAGGTAGGGCTACAGGATTTAGGCTTTAAGGACTACAAGGAAACTTGGGATTACCAAGAGCTTTTGTTCCAAAACATTGTGGGTGCCAAGATCAAGAACAGGAGGGAAGACACCAGTCTTGAAACCCCCAATCATTTTTTGTTTGTGGAACACCCCCATGTCTATACCTTGGGGAAAAGTGGCGACATCTCTAATTTGTTGGTGGATGAAAAGGCCTTACAGGAAAAAGGGGCCACGTTTTACAAGATCAACCGCGGTGGTGATATCACCTACCATGGTCCAGGGCAGGTAGTAGGCTATCCCATTTTGGATTTGGACAATTTCTTTACCGATATCCACAAATACCTCCGTTTTTTGGAAGAAATGATTATCCGCACCTTGGCTGAATATGGTCTAAAGGCGGAGCGCTCCGAAGGAGAAACCGGCGTTTGGTTGGATGTGGGCACTCCCTTTGCCCGAAAAATATGCGCCTTGGGCGTGCGCGCCAGTCGTTGGGTGACCATGCACGGTTTTGCCCTGAACGTAAATACGGATTTGGGCTACTTTGACCTCATGATTCCCTGCGGCATCAAGGACAAGGCCGTAACCTCATTAAATGTGGAATTGGGCAAAAAGCAAGTCGATATGGAAGAGGTGAAAGAGAAATTACTTCACCATTTTCAAGTGCTTTTTGAAGCTGAGGTGGTACGGGAGAAGACGGAGGTGTAG
- a CDS encoding YqaE/Pmp3 family membrane protein yields the protein MSFWRVLLAIFFPPLSVIGKGCGSFVIVLLLTFCGWVPGVIGALVILNNTN from the coding sequence ATGAGTTTCTGGAGAGTTTTGCTGGCCATATTTTTTCCGCCGCTGTCCGTAATTGGAAAAGGTTGCGGGTCTTTTGTTATTGTATTACTTTTAACGTTCTGTGGATGGGTGCCCGGGGTTATCGGGGCACTGGTCATATTGAATAACACTAACTAA